The following DNA comes from Rosa chinensis cultivar Old Blush unplaced genomic scaffold, RchiOBHm-V2 RchiOBHmChr0c45, whole genome shotgun sequence.
GAGTAGGCCTGGATCTTCTTCAACAATTGCATCTAGATAGGGCTATAGTTGAGACGGATTGTCTTACTGCAGTCCAAGATATTGCATACAAGGATGCTGCACTCACTGAGTTTGGCAGCATTATAGATGATATTCTAATGCTATTACATAGCATTCCAGAGGTGCCAATCAAGTATGCTCCTCGGGGTTGTAACAAAGTGGCTCATCGTCTTGCTAGTATTGGTTTTGAATCACATCAGAATGAGACTTGGCTCACTCATTCTCCTAGTTGCATTGCTGATGTACTACTCTATGATTGTAACCTTTTGAATCATTAATAAAGTACCTTGCAGTTTCTTTCAAAATTACATGCAACTTACCTGAAAATGGTTATTTTGTCATTTGATTGCCCGCAACGTTAGATATTTTCCTACTCGGAGATAAATATTTTGCTAAACAAATCTATCAGTTGCTTTTGTGTCATGGCACTACAACAGGaataagagaaaacaaaaaaaacaattaaaggAAATACCATTCTTCAAACTTAAAAGCTGTGGGAGCTGTCTTCCCAACCCATACCCTACCTGATCTTCATAAATATTTTGCTAAACAAATCTATCAGTTGCTTTTGTGTCAGGGCACTGCAACATGAAtaagagagaaaaacaaaattaaaggaaataccATTCTTCAAACTAAAAAGCTGTGGGAGCTGTCTTCCCAACCCATACCCTACCTGATCTTCATAACCAAATCCCACCTTGAATATATGAAGTTCTCAAATTGGATTTGATAGCATACAAACCCACATTCGTAGAAGTGCTATAGTTTTAAAAGAAGTCTTATACATTATCATGAGAAATTTTGAACAGAATTTCAATCAGGGAGAATTATACCCTCCCTCACCATTATTGCCCTCATGTTGCAAGGTTCACGCCTCAGTCCTTATCCTGCATTGGTGAGATACATAGGGCGTCATAGTGGTAGCccaacagaaaaaagaaacaattcattacacagagagagagagagagagagagagagagagagagagagagagagagagagagagagagagagagacgctgCAGCCACCAAACATGGGCTGCCGTAGAATGGTAGAAGGTGGCGATGTAGGGGAGAGGAGGATGTTTACAGGACCTGCCCCGGATTTcaggatttcaccctgaaatctgaagtggccctaCTGaacccactttagaagaaattctacaaaaaatttagcaaaacttcccctaaaaatggactatccAAAACTTATAAAAACATTACAATACTCATCAAATAATCATATCCATCTCTCAACTTTTTGAGTCTACTTGCTTCCCACAATTCATAACCAACTTCCAACATGATACATAAAACCaaactaaaattaaaatcaaataaCAAATTATCTTTTATACTAACACAACTGAAAGATGGTCATCAGAgcaatttagacaaataaactgGAATAGAGTACAAGTAGGTTAACATGCAACctacaaagaagatggaagcgATGGTTACTATGCTTTGACTCCTACGCAAGCTCGACCCCAACTACTCTGCAGAATGGGCACAAGAAACCGAAAAACCCAAGGAAAAGCATTTAGAAAACTGTTAGAGTGAGttgacgaaaaataagtaatttaaaagaaataaataaaacttaatGTTTTTCTAATTTATTCTCTTGAAAACCAAGCATGCAGTAAAGTTTTGAAAATACTCTTAATcctcctctttactgaaatctcaaactTGTATGGTAAAACATCTCGAAATTCGTCTCAAAATCTCATTTAAAATACTCAAAAGGTAAAATATCTCAAAATCATTCAGAAATCTCGGAAATATACTGACTTCTCAAATCATACTATAAATCTCGTCTCgtaaaataacttcaaatcatCAGTTAAACCATCTCAAAACTCTTGGAAATCTCATTAAAAATACTCATCATAAAATAGGTGATGACTAAAGGAAACTgccgactagtcatctcatgccatctggatgGGATTGTCAACCAGGGACGCAttgagggtactgccgaccggACGAAgaggtgatggttagagggtactgccgactaactatctcatgccatctggagggtaCTACTGATCAGATGACGCAtaggagggtactgccgactagaATATTTCGAAGTCAACCGGAATATTCTacagggtactgccgaccagaaTATTGTCTGCAGGGTACTACtgaccaggtaatgcatgcatgcgctaacATAATTACCTCCTCAATAAATTGaactcataaaatcataatttataagctcatgaaatctcgATAACATATTCATACTCAAatataatcatcaataaatcatCGAAAGCATAAATAAAATACTCAATAAATCAAAGCtcataaaactcaatatctcaataagccataaaatcataaaatctcAAGGATTCAaatcataaattaaatctcacttagaaaataataaaatactacatgcataattaatttaaaaacaaatgtctaCCCACAGAATTACACTATGATGTTCGTCCAACAATTTTCTTCTCGTGCTTGATCGATATGTCGTCCTGAATAAGTTAATATTATGAATAATTGTCCTCGAGAATCGGAACTAAATTGACGATAATAAAACCAAAACTCTAGAAACGATAAATTTGCCGAAAGATTGAAATCATATTGGAACAATCTCAAACTTCATAGGTCACTTTGATTCGATAACTATAACATGCAACCTATCAAAAATTGGAGTCGATCCAACGGTTAAATCTTCCCGAATTAAAACCCAAATTTCCGAAACTTCAGAAATTTCTATTGATCCCAAAGTGCATCGTATGGCTACCAAATTATACCCACATATCTGAATTATCAAACTAGAAGCCCTGAAGTAGCCGAAGGCGCCCCCACCTCCGACCCCGAATTGGGTCATGAAATTTCACCACCATGATCCTCTCATCAAGCTcgacaactttctcaactacaacattaaTCAATTTCAAGTCTAGGAATtagaatttacctcgaaagctcAAAAGCCCTAGATTTTCCTCTGATCGTCGATTCTCCTTCCTCCAGTTGAATTGGAATTGGTAGCAGGGTGGGTTCGAACCAAGGTGGAGAAAGCTTCAAGATGTGGTTGGTGGAGCGACCGGAGATGGCTTGAAAACGGTGATTGAACACGGTGGCCTAACTGGGGTTTTAGCTTTGAAACTCGTCCTCCGATGCAAATTAGAGctgatggtggccggaggatgGGTCACCGTGAAGAGCCGCGTCGAACACGACTGGTCTGGCAGTTTGGGTCACTGGAACGATAGAGAACTTGCCGGATTTTCGAATCAGGGTCGGGTTGCAAATGGAAACTTCCCGAAATGGAAGTTTCTAAAAAATAACATGTTATTTATAGACATAGGGTTCTTAGCAAAATTACTAAACTACCGTTCACTTTAAACCTTCATAGCTTTTTGTTACAATTCTGATTTTGGCATGCCACGTGTCCACGAAATCGATTAACATGCCACGTGTCCacgaaattttctcaaaaactgagccgaacaaaaagtcaactcttgaaaCCCCTAAAAGTTAGATACAAAGGTAAAAAGTAAAGATAATTATTGTTTAACGTCTAAATGACTAGTGGTAAATTTGGGTACGGAGTATAACAGATGTGCACGGTGAATAGTGACAACACAGGATCTTGGAGGGTAAAAGTACCAAAAAAATTATGCACATGTGTACCAAACATATAGCAATTCTCAATACAATTTTAAAACTAGCTAAATTAAAGTAACCTGCTGGACATGTATATTAAAGTTGGCTCCTAAAATAGTTGTCTAACCACATTAGCTAAAATGAAAAGATCCTTAATGGCATGGACTTGCTTTTACTTCTTTGAGCTAATTCTCATTAACTTACAGGGAAATTGTTCCTCTACTACGTTCTAGCTAAGGAGTGTGAAGAGTATACTTGTCCTTGGAAGTTTGAAGAGTGGATATTTAAGTACTTCATTCTCCGTTTTTGCAAAGTACTTCATTCTCTAGAGAGACATAAGGTACATTCTTTTATTTGCTATATTTTCATTCCTTTTTGGACAATTCTTATATGACCACATATGTAATTAACGAATGCTTATTTTGTACTTTTATAAgcaaaatcaattttttttttctttcaaaattttccTTTAAAGTTTAAGGCTACAAACTCAACTAGCTTTCTCattttaactatatatatatatatatatatatatatatatatatacatatcctatccagagcggagctccgctttgaaaattaacgtgtgaagttcgagttttgggtcacttttcggtgcatatccacatctcgaccgttcagtttttatgtactagtgtatagatcatctctgcaaattttcagccaaattgatgatcgttaaggtatctaactcgcttaaaccaatggacggactgaatctgtgaacctgaaccgtactagctttaaggaagttatcaatgccttaacgatcatcaatttggctgaaaatttgcagagatgatctatacactagtaactaaaaactgaacggtcgagatgtggatatgcgacagaAAAGTGatccaaaacttgaacttcacacgttaatttcaaagcggagctccgctctggataggatctgtatatatatatatatatatatatatatatatattttgaatgaATGGAGGTCAACCCTTTATtgataacaaaagaaacttACATCAAAGAAGCATTAACTGCAATAGCAGCTTGAAGAAAAGGtgtagaaaaaaagaaaaaaccttgATGCTTGCTACACGCATGAGCGGCAAGGATATGATAGCTACATGCATTCCTTCCCGTATAGGTGACAAAAATATCTCTATTTACAGCCAAAACGTTGTTAAGTCGTCATACAACCGACCAAGAATCGATGTGTTACTCACTTACTCCCAATATAGGAGTCCAGTTGGCGTTGCACCATCAACGCTTGGGACTGATAACCTAAACTCAACAATGTGAatcagttttcatttttagggTCTATGACAATGCTCACCGCAGAAATGTAATGGACTATTAACAATATTGCCGACCTTTGTTAAATACAAGAGGATGAAGATGAACCCAATGTTCTAGAAGTTTAGGTACGTGTCTTTTCTTGTACCATTCTAACATAGCACATGGTCCCTCTCTACCATCTGCCTTACCTGAAAGTCCTCTAGTGCATTGCATTTGAAAGTCCTCTAGGCATCATCCACCCATTATTATTAAAGCGATAGCTCTCTTTCTTTCAGAATTCTGATAGGAGAGTTAGGACCCCAAATTAGTTGTTGAGAAAGAGCTATTATTGTCTAATATTCAATTTATTATTATAGATTTTAGAAACTAAATGAACTCAAGACTTATGATCGAATCCTTTAAATAGTTAGGTTCTGAATAAATATAATTAAGATCGTAGGACTTTAACCTGTATTCAAAAGAGTATTCGGAGTCAGACAACAAATTGTTCAACAATGCATAATATCGAGAAAGTAACTAATATACGGAATAACAAATATACATAACAATACATTTAGGttttaaataaatataattaaGATTGTAGGACTTTAACCTGTATTCAAAATCATAGGCAGACCCAATTAAGGAAAACCGGGGGCTTATGCGCCCACTGACTCTTTATCACAACTCCCATAAGCATAGTTACTCCAGCATATATAGATGATCTATCGTATAAATGCCCCCACACCCCAAAGTTTTCAACTCTAAAATAAAGAGATATGCCCCAATGCTTTAAAtactatattaatatatatatatatatatatatatatatatatatatacccaaagTTTTCAACTCTAAAATAAAGAGATATGCCCCAATGCTTTAAAtactatattaatatatatatatatatacccaaagTTTTCAACTCTAAAATAAAGAGATATGCCCCAATGCTTTAAAtactatattaatatatatatatataaaatacacTTTGATAtgacaagtatatatatatatatatataaaatacacTTTGATATGACAAGTCCCAAAGTTGCAGGTTGTAGCAGCCAAAAAGACTTTCTTTTGAACAAAGTGCTATTAAACAacatttaatcaaagaagaatgCCAAATAACCCCTACGGACTTGACtatatttattcatttttaagaTTTGATCTTTGCGTTGGTAGAAATGAATTGGGCATTGGCTTCAATCATGGACAGGCCAAGGATATCATCTTATCCCCAAAAGAGATAAATATTGGCATCCGAGCGAGATGTTCGACATTCATCCATCCATAGGCAATCTCCACTTCCATTTTGATACATAGTGGGCCCTTCTAATTAGAGGATAGGATGACAATCAAAGACTAAAGCCCGGTCTGAGCAAGATCGTCGAGATGCCTACGCGACATACACTAGAAAGCTTCGCCCTCATTGGGCCACCACCACTCGACGCTCGAATACCAAGCACAACACCTGACCTCTTCCAACCACCATTTGGTATAGGAACAAGAAGAGATAGATTGATTCCACCCTTGTTAGTCATCCGCCGCCAAACCAACCCGCCGGGAGGCCACCAAGAGCGACCAACGTTTGTCCTGCCGTCATCAGCCCTAGAGGACAGACATGCTCCAGCAGAAACAGTCTCCATTAGGGGCATAGCAGGCGCAAAGAATCTGTGGGATCCGATTGAAGTTGGAGCCAAGgaatgaaaaagtaaataagCAACAGGAGAAGGGAGCCAATCCCGAGGAGAGCCCGACGCTCTGTGCGAGGGCGGCGACGACAACCGTCATGATGCTCAGTGTCACTATTCGGCGTCGCTAGGGTTTCACGAGGGAGAAGCAGACGTGCCATATTTGATTTCTCTTTACTTTATTTCTTTGTATTGTTTCATGTTGTGTGTCGAAAATAATTAGgtagataattttttttctttacattcTTTTCTGGTtgataatctatactattattaagagaagatattttattagccaaaatcaaaaattttgacagaaatgactctaagagattaaaaaactttgataattaattaaatcagaTGGACAAttatgacaattacaaattatatttttattaagaaaaataaacaaaataaatctcacaacccacttttctctcccactaatTTCTCCCTGCAATAACCATTTTCTTCcattgtcttttcttttttattttctgaaaagaaaattaaaatacttGCATATGCAGAGCATATGTGTAATTTTGTTATTAATGAAATTAGGAAGACTAgttatttataattttgttaTTAATGAAATTGTTGTCCTGTGTTTTCTGAAAAAGCTTATGTGACTATGAGGGTTATAATccaccccttaaaaaaaaaactaaggacATTTGTTGACCgaattctatgttttttttcttaGCCAATTTTACTAAGGTTACCCTTTAGGTTTCGGATCAATAAAAATAGTGTATCCTTAATCATAATTACTGTGCGGGAGGGCCACTGATTAGGATGGACAGATGGATTGATTGAGGATCATGTGCCAATGTGCCATTGGACAAAACAAAACTCAACAGTTCGAAAACATATGGATGGCATGGGGTACTTTGGTAATCCTATCACCTGCAAAATGTATATAAATAAGCTAGTGTGATAAActtatcatcctcacaaattcaaaatcactCACACTAAACATACTGTTTGGCCATCAAAAATGTGGAGGCTGAAGGTTTCAGAAGGAGGAAGAGATGGTAATCCATGGCTCACAAGTGTGAATAATCACATCGGGAGACAATTCTGGGAGTTCGACCCGAATCTCGGAACACCGGAAGAGAGAGCTCAAGTGGAAAAAGCACGTCTTAAGTTTCATAACAATCGTTTTCGATCCAAACATAGTTCTGATCTATTAATGAGACTTCAGGTACGTACTAGTTCATGTATTAATGAGTAATACTTCATCATCGAGAAGTTGTTTACGTTTGTGCATGTGTTTATGTAGTttggaaaagagaaagaaagtgaTCGAATGGAGCTACCAGCTCAAGTGAAAataaaaagtgaagaagaaattaatgaagaagtAGTAGCAACCACATTGAGGAGGGGGTTGAGATTTTACTCGACTCTTCAGGCTGAGGATGGTTTATGGCCTGATGACTTTGGCGGTCCTTTGTTTCTTCTACCTGGCTTGGTACGTACGTAGAGTttaatcctaaaccctaaatgttgTTGAATTAATAAATTAGATCTTTTAGTGTATTAGGTATGATCTATTTCCagtcaaaatatataaataaaatatatatatatatatatatatatatatatatataggggaaggttctgaagaggacgtccgcaacccagaaaaagtgcggacgttcCTCCTTCGGTGTCAAGAAGGTGGCGACGGCTGTGCTGTAGTTGTCGGACGACCGCCTGGACATCACGGACGGTGTCACCATCCAGGTGAAGGCTCAGCTGATTGGATTCTCAGCGATGCGCGGCGAGCTCACCGGAAACCATGGAAGCTCATCGAGCTCCACTTTAAACCCTTCGTCGATGAATCTAGCCGCTTCTGAACTGCTCCACATCGTGGCCTGGTTCTGTCCGACAACAGAAACGCCGCCGTCGAAGCTTGATCGAGCCCGGAGGAGGGACGTccacactttttctgggttgcggacgtcctcttcagaaccttCCCCTATATAGAAGTAAAATTTTTAAGTTTTTCTtttaccaagaaaaaaaatcataatattAACAATAATGTGCACGTCCCGTCTTGCATAGAGAGATGTTAAAAGATGTTGTGCAACAGTGTGCTTTCATTGTTAAGGGTAGGACAGAGTATTGATACTCTCCTCACGTAACCCCAAATTAACTACTTTAGCAAGTAGCAACAACAAATGTGAGGTTTTATCACATGTCATGATACTATTTAGAGTAATCCACAAACTTATATATCTTATATTATTGTGTCTCTTTTTTATTGTGGGTCTTCCACGTTTCATATTTTTGACTTGTAACTCACACAACCCCAACAACCCTAAGatgcaaaataaaataaaaagaagggaaaatagTCCATACGGTATCCCATCTttgcctccttataactttCGGTACCTCAGCtttaaaaaatatcaatatGGTACTTGAGGTTTTGACCCCGACCTAACTTTGGTACCtagagccgttagctccgttatggtgtttgccagctggcaatttttgaagggtattttcgtctattcacatcttaactcaaaaatttttttttttgaataaaatctTAAACTCAATCTTTTATCTctgttcatctctctctctctctctgcaaatcaTCTCCATAGATGAAATCTAGAAGAATAGGGACcttaagtctctctctctctctctctctctctctttttctcatgaAAACTGGAACGTATAAGTCTCCAAACTTCCTTTACATTATTAAACAATGAAATTGCAATGGTGGATGAAAATTAAAGCTGACCCAATATAATACATCCCTTGATTAATTAAACCCAGCTCCCAGATTCTaagaaatctctctctctttagtcCTATAGCCTTCAACCCGAAAGCCACTATAAgaacatgaagaagaagaagaagaagagtttaTACTTCGCCACACACCAGCAGCTAACAGAAGCATGTTGACAAAAGTCTGCGCTAGAGCACTCCTTGACATCTAAAACAACTAGATCTGCAACTATCACCACATAGCACAACAACCAAACTTTGAGTCTGCGATGAAGGGCTACATTGCTGCTAGTCTGGACATAATCGATCTCCCCAACGAGGCATAACTTTGAGCCTAGGCTTAACTCTCCTCAACCTCTGATGATTGTTTggtttttctgatttgttttttctgggtttgatttaGATTGTCTCGTTGCTTTTAGAGAATGAAGTTGATGTCAAGTTGTAGTAGTGAAAGTAAGGGATCTTTCTACTCCAAGGATCAAAGGTTCACCTTCTATTTATGTAACCTacgaaacaaagaaaactagaaactgTAATAAAAACGAATTGCAAAACACAATTGGAGGGAAATTGTTGATTAATTATACCgaaaataaagtaagaac
Coding sequences within:
- the LOC112181443 gene encoding cycloartenol synthase-like, producing the protein MWRLKVSEGGRDGNPWLTSVNNHIGRQFWEFDPNLGTPEERAQVEKARLKFHNNRFRSKHSSDLLMRLQFGKEKESDRMELPAQVKIKSEEEINEEVVATTLRRGLRFYSTLQAEDGLWPDDFGGPLFLLPGLVRT